In Canis lupus familiaris isolate Mischka breed German Shepherd chromosome 9, alternate assembly UU_Cfam_GSD_1.0, whole genome shotgun sequence, a single window of DNA contains:
- the C9H17orf99 gene encoding protein IL-40 isoform X2 — MRLLLLLCLALLATCSFSLEQEVEVTPETFIAYKVREVFPSSRRVVITCHSPRAPPPITYSLWGSQGVEVAKKVVKTGDPASFSINITLKSRPELLTYSCRAASLRGEHSASTKLQMYWELWAKPMAQPRANFVLLERGSGPRVEISCQVSSGSPPITYSLVRKDGYVHRQQRPTYGQPANFSFPLTRTSNWLRCQAANDISVQSSPFRLVPPGYLPQGPVLVLAGSLTSIAAVTSWVLGPALWTRL, encoded by the exons AAGTCACCCCTGAGACCTTCATTGCCTACAAAGTCCGGGAGGTTTTCCCCAGCAGCCGCAGGGTTGTCATAACGTGTCACTCACCCCGGGCTCCCCCGCCCATCACCTACTCCCTCTGGGGGAGCCAGGGCGTTGAGGTCGCCAAGAAGGTGGTCAAGACTGGAGACCCGGCCTCCTTCAGCATCAACATCACCCTCAAGTCCAGGCCAGAACTTCTCACCTACTCCTGCCGGGCAGCCTCCCTCCGGGGCGAGCACTCCGCCAGCACCAAGCTGCAGATGTACTGGGAGCTGTGGGCCA AGCCTATGGCCCAGCCACGGGCTAACTTCGTCTTGCTGGAGAGAGGATCGGGCCCCAGGGTAGAGATTTCCTGCCAGGTGTCCTCGGGCAGCCCACCCATCACCTACAGCCTGGTCAGGAAGGACGGGTACGTCCACAGGCAGCAGAGACCGACCTATGGGCAGCCTGCCAACTTCTCCTTTCCACTTACCCGAACATCGAACTGGCTCCGGTGCCAGGCTGCAAACGACATCAGTGTCCAGTCCAGCCCCTTCAGGCTGGTGCCCCCAG GATACCTGCCTCAGGGACCTGTCTTGGTGCTGGCTGGCAGCCTCACCTCCATTGCAGCTGTCACCTCCTGGGTGCTGGGCCCAGCCTTGTGGACCAG GTTGTGA